The Chitinophagaceae bacterium genome window below encodes:
- the holA gene encoding DNA polymerase III subunit delta has translation MSTDKILNDWKKKKFKPIYWFEGEEDFYIDQLIDAAEHTILNEAEAGFNLSVFYGKDASWADVVNACMRYPMFAEKQVVILKEAQQMKDLDKLESYIDKPLDSTIFVVGHKEKKVDGRSKLAKLLKEKGEVLSTKKMYDNELPSWTQEFIEGKGYQPSQKAIHLLVDHIGNDLSRIANEVDKVILNLGKRTTITEDDIENFVGISKEYNVFELQNAVGKKNLVKAMQIIQYFEGNPKAAPIQLVLPSLYSYFSKVFMLFGVQGDDKAVAAQTGINAWFLKDYKASATVYGFDGVQSALLLMHHYNLRSVGVNDTGTEDASLLKEMIYKMMM, from the coding sequence ATGAGTACAGATAAAATTTTAAACGACTGGAAAAAGAAAAAATTCAAACCGATCTACTGGTTTGAAGGTGAAGAAGACTTTTACATTGATCAGCTGATTGATGCTGCCGAGCATACAATCTTAAATGAAGCAGAGGCAGGATTTAATCTTTCGGTATTTTATGGAAAGGATGCCAGCTGGGCCGATGTGGTAAATGCCTGTATGCGTTATCCCATGTTTGCTGAAAAGCAGGTAGTGATTTTGAAAGAAGCTCAGCAGATGAAGGATCTTGATAAACTTGAAAGCTATATTGATAAGCCTCTTGATTCTACCATTTTTGTAGTGGGTCATAAGGAAAAGAAAGTGGATGGCCGAAGTAAGCTGGCCAAACTGCTGAAAGAAAAAGGAGAAGTTCTCAGCACCAAGAAAATGTATGATAATGAACTTCCTTCCTGGACGCAGGAGTTTATTGAAGGCAAAGGCTATCAGCCTTCTCAAAAAGCAATTCATTTACTGGTTGATCATATTGGCAATGATTTAAGCCGTATTGCCAACGAAGTAGATAAAGTAATTCTCAACCTGGGTAAACGCACAACCATTACTGAAGATGATATTGAAAACTTTGTAGGCATCAGCAAGGAATACAATGTATTTGAACTGCAGAATGCAGTGGGGAAGAAGAACCTGGTGAAAGCCATGCAGATCATTCAGTATTTTGAAGGCAATCCAAAAGCTGCGCCTATTCAATTGGTTTTACCATCACTATATAGTTATTTTTCCAAAGTGTTTATGTTGTTTGGTGTGCAGGGCGATGATAAAGCTGTAGCAGCACAAACAGGGATCAATGCCTGGTTTTTGAAAGACTATAAAGCAAGCGCCACTGTTTATGGATTTGATGGAGTTCAATCGGCACTGTTGCTGATGCACCATTACAATTTAAGAAGTGTAGGCGTAAATGATACGGGTACGGAAGATGCTTCCTTATTAAAAGAAATGATCTATAAGATGATGATGTAA
- the glmM gene encoding phosphoglucosamine mutase, with translation MALMKSISGIRGTIGGKPGDNLTPVDIVKFTAAYGTILGKGKKVIVGRDGRMSGEMVRSLVVNTLIGLGLDVVDLGLSTTPTVEMAVKFEGAAGGIILTASHNPKQWNALKLLNEKGEFISAELGLQMLAIAESEQFNFAQVDELGTYSCDDTLLQTHIDAILVHPLVNKKQIADKKFKVVVDAINSSGAEAVPALLNALGVTDITVLNAEMNGNFAHNPEPLAENLVELCSEVVKQKADLGIAVDPDVDRLCFVSNDGSLFGEEYTLVAVADYVLSNKKGNTVSNLSSTRALRDVTEKHGGTYFASAVGEVNVVKKMKEVNAVIGGEGNGGIIDPHLHYGRDALIGIALFLTQLAQAGKTTAELRKTFPDYFMSKNKIDLPQGTDVKAVLAKVKDQYTSYQVNTEDGVKIDFEKSWVHLRASNTEPIIRIYSEADSTEKADALALDVINKIKELM, from the coding sequence ATGGCTTTAATGAAATCGATCTCCGGGATTCGTGGCACTATTGGGGGCAAACCCGGCGACAATCTTACTCCTGTTGATATTGTAAAATTCACAGCTGCTTATGGCACAATTCTCGGTAAAGGAAAGAAAGTAATTGTAGGAAGAGATGGCCGCATGAGCGGAGAAATGGTCCGGAGTTTGGTCGTGAATACGTTAATAGGGTTGGGCTTAGATGTAGTTGATCTTGGTTTAAGTACCACACCTACTGTTGAGATGGCAGTTAAGTTTGAAGGAGCTGCAGGAGGAATTATTCTTACTGCTTCACATAATCCCAAACAATGGAATGCATTGAAACTCCTGAATGAAAAAGGGGAGTTCATCAGTGCAGAGCTTGGATTACAAATGCTGGCAATTGCAGAAAGTGAACAGTTTAATTTTGCACAGGTTGATGAACTGGGAACCTATTCATGCGACGATACTTTATTACAAACACATATTGATGCGATCCTTGTTCATCCTTTAGTGAATAAGAAACAGATTGCAGATAAGAAATTCAAAGTGGTGGTTGATGCCATTAACAGTTCGGGAGCAGAAGCAGTTCCTGCATTATTAAATGCATTGGGTGTAACAGATATAACAGTGCTGAATGCAGAAATGAATGGCAACTTTGCACATAACCCCGAACCATTAGCCGAAAACCTGGTGGAACTGTGCAGTGAAGTGGTCAAACAAAAAGCTGATCTTGGCATAGCTGTTGATCCGGATGTGGACCGTTTATGTTTTGTAAGCAATGATGGTTCTTTATTCGGCGAAGAATACACACTGGTTGCAGTTGCAGATTATGTTCTCAGTAATAAAAAAGGAAATACTGTTTCCAATCTTTCTTCAACAAGGGCTTTGCGTGATGTTACAGAAAAGCATGGAGGCACTTATTTTGCCAGTGCAGTAGGAGAGGTGAATGTGGTAAAAAAAATGAAAGAAGTAAACGCCGTAATTGGTGGTGAAGGAAACGGTGGTATCATCGATCCTCATTTGCATTACGGTCGTGATGCGTTGATTGGTATTGCTTTATTCCTTACACAATTGGCACAGGCGGGTAAAACAACTGCTGAGCTGCGCAAAACATTTCCTGATTATTTCATGAGCAAGAATAAGATTGATCTGCCGCAGGGAACAGATGTGAAAGCTGTTCTTGCAAAAGTGAAAGATCAATACACTTCTTACCAGGTGAATACAGAGGATGGCGTAAAGATTGACTTTGAAAAAAGCTGGGTGCATTTAAGGGCCAGTAATACCGAGCCAATCATCCGCATTTATTCTGAAGCTGATTCAACTGAAAAAGCGGATGCACTGGCGTTGGACGTAATTAATAAGATTAAGGAACTGATGTGA
- a CDS encoding FAD-dependent oxidoreductase codes for MSSRRQFLKDSLLTSTGLAIVSNGFSSFHIGQKSKVIIIGAGFSGLAAAYKLKKRGIDVLVLEARNRLGGRVFTYNMDAKQKLNVELGGEWISASQKRILSLCKELNLSLQDNLLQAHLLYNNKYSKPNEWSMSQDWMKKLSKLKMDFADLRPEEQTEMDKLDWWRYLLNNGCDGADLDLQSLIDSIDFGESIRQVSAYTALSHFTTVAERKELPYKIVGGNGRLAEALADQIGRDKIKINYRVRKIEQGVNVKVTCYNGEVFEADKIICTVPTQAMKKIEWLPRLPIEKVDAINELQYSRVNKNAVLYNKRFWKDESFDIITDTTSHFIYHGTKSQPSAKGVLISYAVGDKAEVIAKQNDNGRSLLMQQALQPAFGIVKPMIEKQFNYYWGDDEFSKGGYSVYRPGQWFRLRPILQKSFMNTLFAGEHIADLQASMEGAVVTGEEAADSI; via the coding sequence ATGTCATCCCGCAGGCAATTTCTGAAAGATAGCTTGTTGACGTCAACAGGCCTTGCTATTGTATCCAATGGATTCTCATCATTTCATATTGGACAAAAATCAAAAGTAATTATTATTGGTGCAGGCTTTTCCGGATTGGCGGCAGCCTATAAACTCAAAAAAAGAGGAATTGATGTTCTTGTTCTTGAAGCAAGAAACCGTTTGGGAGGAAGGGTATTTACATATAACATGGATGCTAAACAGAAGCTGAATGTTGAATTGGGCGGCGAGTGGATATCAGCATCTCAAAAAAGAATACTCAGTCTTTGCAAAGAACTCAATCTTTCATTACAGGATAATCTTTTGCAGGCGCACTTGCTGTATAATAATAAATACTCCAAACCCAATGAATGGAGTATGAGCCAGGATTGGATGAAGAAGCTGTCAAAATTAAAAATGGATTTTGCTGATCTGCGCCCTGAAGAGCAAACGGAGATGGATAAACTCGACTGGTGGCGTTATTTATTAAATAACGGGTGTGATGGTGCTGATCTTGATTTGCAAAGCCTGATTGACAGTATTGATTTTGGGGAGAGCATCCGCCAGGTATCTGCTTACACCGCATTAAGTCATTTTACAACAGTTGCAGAAAGAAAAGAACTTCCCTATAAAATTGTTGGAGGCAACGGACGTTTGGCAGAAGCATTGGCCGATCAGATTGGAAGAGATAAAATCAAAATAAATTACAGGGTAAGAAAAATTGAACAGGGTGTTAATGTAAAAGTAACCTGCTATAATGGGGAAGTGTTTGAAGCAGATAAAATTATCTGTACTGTACCAACGCAGGCAATGAAAAAAATTGAATGGTTGCCAAGATTGCCAATTGAAAAAGTTGATGCCATCAATGAACTGCAGTACAGCAGGGTAAATAAAAATGCAGTGTTGTATAACAAACGTTTCTGGAAAGATGAAAGTTTCGATATCATTACCGATACTACATCGCACTTTATTTATCATGGAACAAAAAGCCAGCCATCTGCAAAAGGAGTTTTGATTTCTTATGCAGTGGGAGATAAAGCAGAAGTGATTGCAAAGCAAAATGATAATGGCAGATCACTGTTAATGCAACAGGCACTGCAGCCAGCATTTGGAATTGTGAAGCCAATGATTGAAAAGCAGTTTAACTATTATTGGGGCGATGATGAATTTTCAAAAGGTGGTTATTCTGTTTACCGTCCCGGCCAATGGTTCAGGCTGAGACCCATACTGCAGAAATCATTTATGAATACATTGTTTGCAGGTGAACATATTGCAGATCTGCAGGCGTCAATGGAAGGAGCTGTTGTTACCGGCGAAGAAGCAGCTGATAGTATTTAA
- a CDS encoding T9SS type A sorting domain-containing protein: MKQFILLFSFFVLMGTQGKAENFNITISGFSYSPATLTVNVGDVVNIEASGFHSLVQISQASYDANDNTLLSGGFSSTSNFNLTITAAMAGTSIYYACSNHGTGGMKGRINVNVVANITENRAREFNFTAYPNPVVSKAWINISVKKAGIVSLSVYDQSGKIVSCVAERNLQPGEITLPFDASGLQKGTYILQMKTSQGIIRKRILIQ, encoded by the coding sequence ATGAAACAATTTATACTCCTTTTTTCCTTCTTTGTTTTAATGGGCACTCAAGGCAAAGCAGAGAATTTTAATATTACCATTTCAGGGTTTTCCTATTCACCTGCCACTTTAACTGTAAATGTCGGTGATGTTGTAAACATTGAAGCAAGCGGTTTTCATTCTTTAGTTCAAATAAGCCAGGCTTCTTATGATGCAAATGACAATACATTATTATCTGGCGGTTTCAGTTCAACTTCCAATTTCAACTTAACAATAACTGCAGCAATGGCAGGTACTTCTATTTATTATGCCTGCAGCAATCATGGAACAGGTGGTATGAAAGGCCGGATCAACGTTAATGTAGTTGCAAATATTACAGAGAACAGGGCACGTGAATTTAATTTCACAGCTTATCCTAATCCTGTTGTATCAAAAGCATGGATCAATATCAGTGTAAAAAAAGCCGGCATCGTTTCACTTTCTGTTTATGACCAGAGTGGAAAAATAGTTAGCTGTGTTGCAGAAAGAAATCTGCAGCCGGGTGAAATTACACTTCCCTTTGATGCTTCCGGTTTGCAAAAAGGAACTTACATCCTGCAAATGAAAACCTCACAGGGAATCATTCGAAAACGGATTCTTATACAATAA
- a CDS encoding alpha-glucosidase C-terminal domain-containing protein, which produces MTLRHLVLSVSAVSMLLFSCKLMPKEESKQTAASSFPDYIKQSNIYEVNVRQYSPEGTFKAFEASLPRLKEMGVDMLWFMPITPISKADRKGVLGSYYAVADYTAVNPEFGTIDDWKALVQKAHDLGFKVITDWVPNHTGADNRWMTSNPDFFVKGKDGKFAFAFDWSDTRDLNYWNPILKDSMLTAMKFWLTETKIDGFRCDVAPEVPRSFWQHAIAELKKIKPDIFMLGEGDVAWLHDAGFHASYSWDFFATMKKVANGQANARALDSAMMRFDNTYPPDAIKLYFTSNHDENTWNKADYATMPGEIHAPFAVLTQTWRNALPLIYSGQEEPFLDSLSFFYKDTITFGQYQRAPFYKTLLTLRKQTPALAADANYTKLESGNDDAVFAFTKEKGGKKVLVVLNLSKNPQTVTLKGTIAGEPMNAFAGKTEKLTDGQSFALAPWGYLVYSY; this is translated from the coding sequence ATGACACTTCGCCATTTAGTACTTTCAGTTTCAGCTGTAAGTATGCTTTTGTTCTCCTGCAAACTCATGCCAAAAGAAGAATCAAAACAAACAGCTGCATCTTCTTTTCCCGATTACATTAAACAGTCAAATATTTATGAAGTAAACGTCCGCCAGTATTCACCTGAAGGAACATTCAAAGCGTTTGAAGCATCACTTCCACGGTTAAAAGAAATGGGAGTGGATATGTTATGGTTTATGCCTATTACACCTATCAGCAAAGCTGATCGTAAAGGTGTGTTGGGAAGTTATTATGCAGTTGCTGACTACACCGCTGTTAATCCTGAGTTTGGAACAATTGATGACTGGAAAGCACTGGTGCAGAAAGCACATGATCTCGGCTTTAAAGTAATTACTGACTGGGTGCCCAATCATACAGGAGCTGATAACCGCTGGATGACATCGAACCCTGATTTTTTTGTAAAAGGTAAAGACGGAAAATTTGCTTTTGCATTTGACTGGAGTGATACAAGAGATCTCAACTACTGGAATCCAATCCTGAAAGACAGTATGCTTACTGCTATGAAGTTCTGGTTAACTGAAACAAAGATTGATGGTTTCCGTTGTGATGTTGCTCCCGAGGTACCACGCAGTTTCTGGCAGCATGCAATTGCTGAACTGAAAAAAATAAAACCCGATATTTTTATGCTGGGTGAAGGTGATGTTGCCTGGCTGCACGATGCAGGTTTTCATGCATCTTATTCATGGGACTTTTTTGCAACCATGAAAAAAGTAGCAAACGGACAGGCGAATGCAAGAGCTCTTGATTCAGCAATGATGCGTTTTGATAATACTTATCCACCTGATGCCATTAAGTTGTATTTCACCAGTAATCATGATGAGAACACATGGAACAAAGCAGATTATGCAACTATGCCGGGTGAAATACATGCTCCCTTTGCTGTGTTAACACAAACATGGAGAAATGCATTGCCGTTAATCTACAGCGGACAGGAAGAACCTTTCCTTGATTCACTTTCTTTCTTTTATAAAGACACGATCACATTTGGTCAATATCAACGTGCACCATTCTATAAAACATTATTAACGCTGCGCAAACAAACTCCTGCACTGGCTGCTGATGCAAACTATACCAAGCTTGAATCAGGCAACGATGATGCAGTGTTTGCATTTACAAAAGAGAAGGGCGGTAAAAAAGTACTGGTTGTTTTAAACCTGTCAAAGAATCCTCAAACAGTTACATTGAAAGGAACCATTGCAGGCGAACCAATGAATGCTTTCGCAGGTAAAACAGAAAAATTAACTGATGGACAAAGTTTTGCTTTGGCTCCATGGGGTTATTTGGTGTACAGTTATTGA
- a CDS encoding outer membrane beta-barrel protein has product MLKKLTFFLVAVAATSQLYSQDFRINVFGGLANYSGDLQAKAITFQQARYALGAWVSYDLNPKIMLRGGLHYANVQASDVYQKNPRNLIRNLSFATNIWELQAAAEYHFLGMDSRIFSPYVFGGVAVFRYNPYAFDAAGTKVFLKPLSTEGQGITGYPDRKPYNLIQVAVPFGLGVRMMVNDRIDIGAEFGYRKTFTDYMDDVSRSYIDPALLLAQRDQKLLKCLTALPSFLIIQPIHIRLTWKKRKP; this is encoded by the coding sequence ATGCTGAAAAAACTTACATTCTTTTTAGTTGCAGTTGCTGCAACAAGTCAACTTTATTCGCAGGACTTTCGTATCAACGTATTTGGTGGACTGGCTAATTACAGCGGCGATCTGCAGGCAAAAGCCATTACATTTCAACAGGCCCGTTATGCTTTAGGAGCATGGGTTAGTTATGATCTCAACCCAAAAATTATGCTGCGGGGCGGACTGCATTATGCAAATGTTCAGGCATCGGATGTTTATCAGAAAAATCCGAGGAACCTTATACGTAACCTCAGCTTTGCAACGAATATCTGGGAATTACAGGCAGCTGCTGAGTATCATTTTCTCGGTATGGACAGCAGAATTTTTTCACCTTATGTGTTTGGGGGTGTGGCAGTATTCCGCTATAATCCTTATGCATTTGATGCAGCCGGAACCAAAGTTTTCCTGAAACCACTTTCAACCGAAGGGCAGGGGATTACAGGATATCCTGATCGGAAACCTTATAATCTTATACAGGTGGCCGTTCCATTTGGATTGGGTGTAAGAATGATGGTTAACGACAGAATTGATATTGGTGCCGAATTTGGCTACCGTAAAACATTTACGGATTATATGGATGATGTGAGCCGTTCTTACATTGATCCGGCTTTGCTGTTGGCACAACGGGACCAAAAGCTGTTGAAATGTCTTACCGCACTCCCGAGCTTCCTAATCATACAACCGATCCATATCCGGTTGACCTGGAAAAAGAGGAAGCCCTGA
- a CDS encoding hydrolase, with protein sequence MSLLLNRSEFGDPKNAGNVLSKEETTQLLNDWVKNERLQLHMKQVARLMRYWAAEQEHLDEADQWRWEMAGLLHDADWDQWPEQHCKKIIEELEARNIDPEIIRAIASHGPNHFGVEPVTRMDKMLYAFDELSGLIHAYSLMRPEGYAGMELKGVKKRLKEKSFAANVSREEIADAMNRAGVELDVIIEFTIEKQRSFI encoded by the coding sequence ATGTCTTTATTATTAAACCGGTCTGAATTTGGTGACCCGAAAAATGCCGGTAATGTTTTAAGCAAAGAGGAAACCACTCAATTATTAAATGACTGGGTTAAGAATGAACGGCTGCAGCTCCACATGAAACAGGTTGCCCGTTTAATGCGTTACTGGGCTGCTGAGCAGGAACATTTAGATGAAGCTGATCAGTGGCGCTGGGAAATGGCCGGCTTACTCCACGACGCTGATTGGGATCAATGGCCCGAACAGCATTGCAAAAAAATCATTGAAGAACTGGAAGCAAGAAATATTGATCCGGAAATTATCCGGGCAATTGCAAGTCATGGCCCAAATCATTTTGGTGTAGAGCCTGTTACCAGGATGGATAAAATGTTATATGCTTTTGATGAACTCAGTGGATTGATTCATGCATATTCGTTAATGCGGCCGGAAGGTTATGCAGGTATGGAACTGAAAGGCGTGAAGAAACGTTTAAAGGAAAAAAGTTTTGCAGCAAATGTCAGCAGGGAAGAAATTGCTGATGCAATGAACAGGGCTGGGGTGGAATTAGATGTGATTATTGAATTTACTATTGAGAAACAGCGCTCATTTATTTAA
- a CDS encoding GSCFA domain-containing protein: MNFLTTIDIKPLPAPITYHHKIMLVGSCFTEHIGNNLQELKFQTLQNPNGILFEPMSVCSSLVSYIQCKQYSEQDLFQYNELWQSWNHHSRFSNPEKEACLTQINQSQQKAHEFLKDAEWIIITLGSSFVYKLKETGQFVANCHKAPAQWFDKYLIPIDEQIATLDNTLHQLFHFNPKLKIIFTISPVRHLRDGVVENNRSKARLLETVHHLVNKFDRLFYFPAYELVIDVLRDYRFYDIDLSHPNYAATQFVMEKFSDYAFQESTVQLSKEIKQIVTAKNHKAFHPGSNQHQQFLKQQLEKVLVLANANPELDFNPELDYFKAQIK; encoded by the coding sequence ATGAATTTTCTTACAACTATTGATATCAAACCTTTACCGGCACCAATTACTTATCATCATAAGATCATGCTGGTTGGGAGTTGCTTTACCGAACATATCGGCAATAACCTGCAGGAGCTGAAATTTCAAACCCTGCAAAACCCAAATGGGATTTTGTTTGAACCGATGAGTGTGTGCAGCAGTTTGGTTTCTTATATACAGTGTAAACAATACAGTGAGCAGGATCTGTTTCAATATAATGAACTGTGGCAAAGCTGGAATCATCACAGCCGTTTTTCAAACCCGGAAAAGGAAGCCTGTCTTACACAGATTAATCAATCGCAGCAGAAAGCTCATGAGTTTTTAAAGGATGCAGAATGGATCATTATTACGCTTGGTTCTTCCTTTGTATATAAATTGAAGGAAACCGGACAGTTTGTTGCCAATTGCCATAAAGCACCGGCGCAGTGGTTTGATAAATATCTGATCCCAATTGACGAACAGATTGCCACATTAGATAACACACTGCACCAGCTGTTTCATTTTAATCCAAAGCTGAAGATCATTTTCACCATCAGCCCGGTTCGTCATCTCAGGGATGGAGTGGTTGAAAATAACCGGAGCAAGGCCCGCCTGCTTGAAACGGTTCATCATCTGGTAAACAAGTTCGACCGGCTGTTTTATTTCCCGGCTTATGAACTGGTGATTGATGTGTTGCGTGATTACCGTTTTTATGATATCGACCTGTCGCATCCCAATTATGCCGCCACTCAGTTTGTGATGGAAAAATTTTCTGATTATGCGTTCCAGGAATCGACTGTACAACTAAGTAAAGAAATCAAACAGATTGTTACAGCAAAAAATCACAAGGCTTTTCACCCCGGCTCCAATCAGCACCAGCAGTTTTTGAAACAGCAACTTGAAAAGGTATTAGTACTTGCGAATGCTAATCCTGAGCTTGATTTCAATCCTGAGCTTGACTATTTTAAGGCTCAAATAAAATAG
- a CDS encoding hydroxymethylglutaryl-CoA lyase, whose translation MKEQRLKLIECPRDAMQGWKTIIPTEKKIQYINTLLQVGFDTIDFGSFVSAKAIPQMADTKEVVRNLDLGTGKTKLLAIVANERGAEDAVVFDEITYLGFPFSVSETFQQRNTNSSINESLKRVEAIQELCIKNKKQLVVYLSMGFGNPYGDQWSEEIVFEWAEKLVGLDIEILSLADTVGLATAEQVKRMTAYLIEQLPQTEIGVHLHSTSLNWKEKLEAAYSAGCKRFDGALKGIGGCPMANDELVGNMDTEKMIHFFETGSDLHVNKEALQKSLQLADELFN comes from the coding sequence ATGAAAGAACAAAGACTTAAACTGATCGAATGCCCCCGTGATGCCATGCAGGGATGGAAAACAATTATCCCAACTGAAAAAAAGATTCAGTACATCAATACCTTACTGCAGGTGGGTTTTGATACCATTGATTTCGGCAGTTTTGTTTCAGCCAAAGCAATTCCGCAAATGGCCGACACAAAAGAGGTTGTAAGGAATTTGGATTTGGGAACCGGTAAAACAAAACTACTTGCCATTGTTGCAAACGAACGTGGTGCGGAAGATGCAGTTGTGTTTGACGAAATTACTTATCTCGGGTTCCCCTTTTCTGTTTCAGAAACTTTTCAGCAGCGTAATACAAACAGTTCAATTAACGAATCATTAAAAAGGGTAGAGGCCATCCAGGAACTCTGTATAAAAAACAAGAAACAGTTAGTCGTGTATTTGTCTATGGGTTTTGGGAACCCTTACGGCGATCAATGGAGTGAAGAAATTGTTTTTGAATGGGCTGAAAAACTGGTGGGTTTAGATATTGAAATACTTTCCTTAGCCGATACTGTTGGATTGGCAACTGCAGAACAGGTAAAACGGATGACTGCTTATTTAATTGAGCAGTTACCTCAAACAGAGATCGGTGTTCACCTGCATTCCACTTCATTGAACTGGAAAGAGAAATTAGAAGCCGCATATTCTGCAGGCTGTAAACGTTTTGATGGTGCATTAAAAGGAATTGGCGGATGCCCGATGGCCAATGATGAACTGGTGGGAAATATGGATACCGAAAAGATGATCCATTTTTTTGAAACTGGGTCTGATTTGCATGTAAACAAAGAAGCCTTACAAAAAAGTCTGCAACTGGCCGACGAACTATTTAACTGA
- a CDS encoding PorT family protein produces the protein MKKILTLTVTLIIIALAVKAQSPRFGFNSGIALANMSYKDEDGKEKSDSRIGLNAGIMVDIPIGHNLSIQPGINFIQKGAKEKETEGTYSMEASTRINYLEVPVNFVYKAPVKKGHLFIGAGPSAGYALKGNVKTKFSDGQTTETEENKIYIGNKDDDDLKPFELSMNVLGGYEFNSGFQIAVNYNRSLNNLLTGDTGSSSLRNSYFGIKIGYLLRKRN, from the coding sequence ATGAAAAAGATTTTAACATTGACTGTGACACTTATCATTATTGCTCTTGCAGTAAAAGCACAATCTCCCAGGTTTGGTTTTAATTCAGGTATTGCGTTGGCCAATATGAGTTATAAAGATGAAGATGGTAAAGAAAAATCAGATAGCAGGATTGGTCTTAATGCGGGAATCATGGTCGATATTCCTATTGGTCATAATCTCAGTATTCAGCCGGGAATAAATTTTATTCAAAAAGGTGCAAAAGAAAAGGAAACTGAAGGAACTTATTCAATGGAAGCATCGACGAGGATTAATTATCTCGAAGTACCGGTGAACTTTGTTTACAAAGCTCCGGTTAAAAAAGGCCATTTGTTTATTGGAGCAGGCCCATCAGCCGGGTATGCTTTAAAAGGTAATGTGAAAACAAAATTTTCAGATGGTCAAACAACAGAAACTGAGGAAAATAAAATCTATATCGGAAATAAGGACGATGATGACCTGAAGCCTTTTGAACTATCAATGAATGTTTTGGGAGGCTATGAATTTAATTCAGGTTTTCAGATTGCCGTAAACTATAATAGAAGTTTGAATAACCTGTTAACTGGTGATACCGGGTCTTCATCTTTACGAAACAGTTACTTTGGAATTAAGATTGGTTATCTGTTAAGAAAAAGAAATTAA